Proteins found in one Miscanthus floridulus cultivar M001 chromosome 4, ASM1932011v1, whole genome shotgun sequence genomic segment:
- the LOC136550650 gene encoding plant intracellular Ras-group-related LRR protein 6-like, with protein MFVSWTMLTELNLAKNLLTAIPGSVGALPKLIRLDMHQNKITSIPPSIKGCSSLAEFYMGNNLLSSIPADIGTLSKLGILDLHSNQLKEYPVGACNLKLSLLDLSNNSLSGLPAELGKMTTLRKLLLTGNPMRTLRSSLVSGPTTTLLKYLRSRLSSDEEGYGKESIGCKYNLLDTITP; from the exons ATGTTTGTCTCATGGACAATGCTCACAGAGTTGAATCTCG CAAAAAATCTGCTTACAGCCATCCCAGGTAGCGTTGGAGCACTTCCAAAACTAATCCGCCTAGACATGCATCAGAATA AAATAACATCAATTCCTCCTTCCATAAAGGGTTGCTCTTCACTAGCCGAGTTCTATATGGG AAATAACTTATTGTCTTCAATACCAGCTGATATTGGCACATTATCAAAATTAGGCATACTTGATCTCCATTCTAATCAG CTAAAGGAGTATCCAGTTGGAGCCTGCAACCTCAAATTATCTCTCCTCGATCTATCAAATAACTCATTATCTGGTCTACCAGCTGAACTAG GTAAAATGACTACCCTAAGAAAGCTTCTGCTTACTGGAAATCCTATGAGGACACTTAGGAG TTCATTGGTTTCTGGACCAACAACAACATTGCTGAAGTATCTGCGCAGCCGGCTTTCATCTGATGAGGAAG GATATGGAAAGGAAAGCATTGGCTGCAAATACAACTTGCTTGACACCATAACACCATAA
- the LOC136551474 gene encoding germin-like protein 9-3: protein MVRLSYTYTIVLVALSVSAPLAALAGDPDILTDYIVPADANAGAITGAFFTYTGFRAARNMTTPVPNFTAIKATMAEFPALNGQSVSYVLLMFPAGGSVNPTHTHPRAAELLLVVDGALSVGFVDTAGKLYTQDLAAGDMFVFPKGTVHWQFNQGDKPATALAALGSAAPGLVSLPSTLFGASNIDDNVLAKSFKTDVATIQKLKAGLAPPKK from the coding sequence ATGGTGAGGCTCAGCTACACCTACACCATCGTGCTGGTGGCGCTCTCAGTCTCAGCTCCACTGGCCGCCCTCGCCGGCGACCCAGACATCCTGACCGACTACATCGTCCCGGCGGACGCGAACGCCGGGGCCATCACCGGCGCCTTCTTCACGTACACGGGGTTCCGCGCGGCCAGGAACATGACCACGCCTGTGCCCAACTTCACGGCGAtcaaggccacgatggcggagttCCCGGCGCTCAACGGTCAGAGCGTCTCGTACGTGCTGCTCATGTTCCCGGCGGGCGGGTCGGTGAACCCCACGCACACCCACCCGCGGGCCGCCGAGCTGCTGCTCGTCGTCGACGGCGCGCTCTCCGTCGGCTTCGTCGACACCGCCGGCAAGCTCTACACCCAGGACCTGGCCGCCGGCGACATGTTCGTGTTCCCCAAGGGCACCGTGCACTGGCAGTTCAACCAGGGGGACAAGCCCGCCACCGCGCTCGCGGCGCTCGGGAGCGCCGCCCCCGGGCTCGTGTCCCTCCCGTCGACCCTGTTCGGCGCCAGCAACATCGACGACAACGTGCTGGCCAAGTCCTTCAAGACCGATGTGGCCACCATCCAGAAGCTCAAGGCAGGCTTAGCTCCCCCCAAGAAATGA